The Oryzomonas sagensis genome window below encodes:
- a CDS encoding polyprenol monophosphomannose synthase, whose translation MKAIVVIPTYNERDNIVRLAGEVLAQHPDLQILFVDDNSPDGTGTLADELAAGNGRISVIHRSGKLGLGSAYRTGFKAALAMGADYLIEMDADFSHSPTVLPLFLEAIRNADLVVGSRYLNGVSVVNWPIRRLMLSFFASVYTRFVTGLRVKDCTSGFKCFRRSVIEAFDLDSVKSDGYSFQIEMNYRCMEKGFRIVEVPIIFIDRHAGTSKMSGKIVREAVTMVWKLRLGTLFRRLVGKG comes from the coding sequence TTGAAAGCTATCGTCGTCATTCCCACCTACAACGAGCGGGACAATATCGTCCGGCTTGCCGGAGAGGTCCTCGCCCAGCACCCCGATCTGCAGATATTGTTTGTGGATGACAACTCGCCCGACGGCACCGGAACGCTTGCCGACGAGCTGGCCGCCGGAAACGGGCGGATCAGCGTGATCCACCGTTCCGGCAAACTTGGCCTGGGGTCTGCCTACCGGACCGGCTTCAAGGCGGCCCTTGCCATGGGGGCAGATTACCTGATCGAGATGGATGCCGATTTTTCCCATTCCCCAACGGTGCTGCCGCTCTTCCTCGAAGCCATCCGGAACGCCGATCTGGTCGTCGGGTCACGCTATCTCAACGGCGTCAGCGTCGTCAACTGGCCCATTCGCCGTCTGATGCTCAGTTTCTTCGCCAGTGTCTATACCCGTTTTGTGACCGGCCTTCGGGTCAAGGACTGCACGAGCGGGTTCAAATGTTTTCGCCGCTCCGTGATCGAGGCATTTGATCTGGATAGCGTCAAATCGGACGGCTACTCGTTTCAGATAGAGATGAACTACCGCTGCATGGAAAAAGGCTTCAGGATCGTCGAAGTGCCGATCATCTTCATCGACCGGCATGCCGGCACCTCAAAGATGTCCGGCAAGATCGTCCGGGAGGCGGTCACCATGGTCTGGAAGCTTCGTTTGGGGACGCTCTTCCGGCGTTTGGTCGGGAAAGGATAG
- a CDS encoding NAD(P)/FAD-dependent oxidoreductase, translated as MKRVVIAGMGFGGLSAAKSLAGSGLEVVMVDRHNYHLFQPLLYQVATAGLEQESIAYPIRALARRWRGAHFRLGEVTGVDFNGKRLMLEDGEIPYDYLILAAGSRTNFFGQADIERHAFDLKRLDQAENLRNHVLLAFERASREPDRERRKALLTFVIVGGGPTGVEFAGALRELAVHVLSRDYPEVRPEETRIILMEASSSLLSVMPRRLQGYALERLRSMGVEVMLETRVSGADGEHVYLNGGEVIPTHTLFWSAGVAAVELAGKLGLAQAGAGRIVVAPDLSIEGHPEVFTIGDMACREQDGAPLPMLAPVASQQGQYVARAIRAREQGAKLPPFRYRDKGTMATIGRNAAVATTHGVSFSGYPAWLVWLLLHLYYLIGFRNRLLVLMNWAYYYWFHERQVRLITASARRSP; from the coding sequence ATGAAGCGAGTAGTGATAGCAGGAATGGGGTTCGGCGGTTTGAGCGCGGCTAAAAGCCTTGCGGGAAGCGGGCTGGAGGTCGTGATGGTCGATCGCCACAACTACCATCTTTTTCAGCCATTGCTGTACCAGGTGGCCACGGCCGGGTTGGAACAGGAGTCGATTGCCTACCCGATCCGGGCTTTGGCCCGGCGCTGGCGGGGCGCGCATTTCAGGCTCGGGGAGGTTACCGGCGTCGATTTCAACGGCAAAAGGCTCATGCTCGAAGACGGGGAAATCCCCTACGACTACCTGATTCTGGCGGCCGGCAGCCGTACCAACTTTTTCGGCCAGGCCGATATCGAGCGGCACGCCTTCGATCTCAAGCGTCTCGATCAGGCCGAGAATCTGCGCAACCATGTGCTGCTGGCCTTTGAACGCGCCTCCCGCGAGCCCGACCGGGAGCGCCGGAAGGCGCTCTTGACCTTTGTCATCGTTGGGGGCGGGCCGACCGGCGTTGAATTCGCCGGAGCCCTGCGCGAACTGGCCGTCCATGTGCTCTCCCGGGACTATCCCGAGGTGCGGCCGGAGGAAACCCGTATTATCCTGATGGAAGCGTCATCGTCCCTCTTGTCTGTCATGCCCCGGCGATTGCAGGGATATGCCCTGGAGAGGCTGCGCTCCATGGGGGTCGAGGTCATGCTGGAGACCCGGGTGAGCGGCGCGGATGGGGAGCATGTTTATCTCAACGGTGGGGAGGTCATCCCGACCCATACCCTGTTCTGGTCGGCAGGCGTGGCGGCCGTCGAACTGGCGGGAAAACTCGGTCTGGCCCAGGCTGGGGCGGGCAGGATCGTCGTGGCCCCCGACCTGAGCATTGAAGGGCACCCGGAGGTTTTTACCATCGGCGACATGGCCTGCCGGGAACAGGACGGCGCCCCCCTTCCCATGTTGGCGCCGGTGGCCAGCCAGCAGGGGCAGTACGTCGCCCGCGCCATCCGTGCCAGGGAGCAGGGGGCGAAATTGCCCCCATTCCGCTATCGGGACAAGGGGACCATGGCCACCATCGGCAGAAACGCCGCGGTGGCCACGACCCACGGCGTGAGTTTTTCGGGCTATCCGGCGTGGCTGGTCTGGCTGCTGCTGCATCTCTACTACCTGATCGGATTCCGCAATCGTTTGCTGGTGCTGATGAACTGGGCCTACTACTATTGGTTCCATGAACGCCAGGTCCGGCTGATTACCGCTTCCGCCCGCCGCTCTCCCTGA
- a CDS encoding Hpt domain-containing protein gives MTVDKLAVLERLNNDQELFAEICTIFKQDGPKLLRKLRDAVDAGQLIVAIRHAHSLKSSSATIGAYELSELARQAELAGNQGDVSIISALLPVIDAKLHEVIAELS, from the coding sequence ATGACAGTTGACAAACTCGCGGTGCTTGAGCGGCTAAATAACGATCAGGAACTGTTTGCCGAAATCTGCACCATCTTCAAGCAAGATGGGCCGAAACTCCTACGCAAGCTGCGGGATGCCGTTGATGCCGGCCAGCTAATTGTGGCAATCCGTCACGCCCACTCCCTCAAATCCTCATCGGCCACCATCGGGGCATATGAGCTCAGCGAACTCGCCCGCCAGGCGGAGTTGGCGGGAAACCAGGGCGACGTCAGTATTATCAGCGCTCTTCTCCCCGTGATCGATGCCAAGCTGCATGAGGTGATTGCCGAACTGTCCTGA
- a CDS encoding DUF4118 domain-containing protein, protein MGRTYIVPPVLAPSPARDRAVYAVSLIMLLLIGWLDYATGYEFGFFIFYFIPVSVSAWLGGKRPGLFMAGASAICWYFSDKYTNHPYSRAYFIYWEMFMRLISFLTTALTIAKIRQMLLNEMQLNQRLEEALHELGKLRESVQGNEPSPPAGHGGTPEGIKGD, encoded by the coding sequence ATGGGCCGTACCTATATCGTCCCGCCTGTTTTGGCACCATCGCCCGCCAGGGACCGGGCGGTCTACGCCGTCAGTCTTATTATGCTGCTGCTCATAGGTTGGCTTGACTATGCCACCGGCTACGAGTTCGGTTTTTTCATCTTTTACTTCATCCCGGTTTCGGTTTCGGCCTGGTTGGGCGGCAAACGTCCCGGCCTCTTCATGGCAGGCGCCTCGGCTATATGCTGGTATTTCTCGGACAAGTATACCAACCATCCTTACTCCCGCGCCTACTTCATCTACTGGGAGATGTTCATGCGCCTGATCTCATTTCTTACCACGGCGCTCACCATCGCCAAGATCAGACAGATGCTGCTCAACGAAATGCAGCTCAATCAGAGATTGGAAGAAGCGCTCCACGAACTGGGCAAACTGAGGGAAAGCGTCCAGGGAAATGAGCCCTCTCCCCCGGCGGGGCACGGAGGAACGCCCGAAGGCATTAAAGGGGATTGA
- a CDS encoding GGDEF domain-containing protein encodes MALDRKISGAAVPDDIGQFENIIAEGNPLYPKFKLLLESYKKLAHHAEGLAYENELLGTQLVELNRSLDLATRVDPMTGLANRRHIKEKVEQEYSRAQRHNRIFSIILADIDNFTKINDTYGYNAGDDILVEISRVFMSCVRQEDVCARWGGEEFLILLPETTIEGALAVAQKIHESIAMTEFKANKPGIRTTISIGLSEYKPGQALFECISRADHALRQAKKSGKNRYIAEP; translated from the coding sequence ATGGCCTTGGACAGAAAGATATCCGGAGCGGCAGTGCCTGACGACATCGGTCAGTTCGAGAATATTATCGCCGAGGGCAACCCCCTGTACCCCAAGTTCAAGCTGCTGCTGGAGAGCTATAAAAAGCTTGCCCACCACGCAGAGGGCTTGGCCTACGAGAATGAGCTTCTCGGTACCCAGCTTGTGGAGCTTAACCGCTCCCTGGACCTGGCAACCAGGGTAGACCCCATGACCGGTCTGGCGAACCGCCGCCACATCAAGGAAAAGGTTGAACAGGAATATAGCCGCGCCCAGCGTCACAATCGCATTTTTTCCATCATTCTGGCCGACATCGACAACTTCACGAAGATCAACGACACTTACGGCTATAATGCCGGGGACGATATTCTGGTGGAAATATCGCGCGTTTTCATGAGCTGTGTTCGCCAAGAGGATGTCTGTGCCCGTTGGGGGGGCGAGGAGTTTCTTATCCTTCTTCCCGAGACGACGATTGAGGGGGCTCTGGCGGTGGCCCAGAAAATCCACGAGTCGATTGCCATGACGGAATTCAAGGCCAACAAGCCGGGCATCCGGACCACCATCAGCATAGGACTCAGCGAGTACAAGCCCGGTCAGGCGCTGTTCGAGTGCATCAGTCGGGCCGACCATGCCCTGCGCCAGGCCAAGAAAAGCGGGAAAAACCGTTATATTGCCGAGCCGTAA
- a CDS encoding CopD family protein, giving the protein MKIALYTLTIVLIVFSNISANALEEYAQQTGKECGYCHLSQTGGGELTAAGKRFELHHSLADVTPKAAEAPPRERSTGDALSRVVRLVSGYLHLLVGIFWFGTILYVHLVLKPAYASQGLPRGEVRVGLASMAAMALTGAILAHYRITSAEMLFHTRFGILLMIKIGLFAIMVISALVVVFVIGPRLRARREEAAIPAPSGTSVFTPEELAFYDGSLGRPAYFAHNGTVYDASASVLWKGGKHAGRHPAGQDLTMFLGQAPHGEDRLLALPRVGTIAQTPGTPTRPLHERVFFFMAYMNLVMVFAITLIVALWRWW; this is encoded by the coding sequence ATGAAAATTGCATTATATACATTAACAATCGTCTTGATCGTATTTTCAAATATTTCAGCCAACGCCCTGGAAGAGTATGCGCAGCAGACCGGCAAGGAATGCGGTTACTGCCACCTGAGCCAGACCGGCGGCGGTGAACTGACCGCGGCAGGCAAGCGGTTTGAGCTGCACCACTCCTTGGCCGACGTCACGCCGAAGGCCGCCGAAGCGCCCCCCCGGGAGCGCAGCACCGGTGATGCCCTCTCCCGCGTCGTCCGGCTGGTGAGCGGTTATCTCCATCTGCTGGTGGGCATATTCTGGTTCGGCACGATCCTCTATGTGCATCTGGTGCTCAAACCGGCCTACGCCTCGCAGGGGTTGCCCCGGGGCGAGGTGCGGGTCGGGCTGGCCTCCATGGCTGCCATGGCCCTGACCGGCGCCATCCTGGCCCACTACCGGATCACCTCCGCCGAGATGCTCTTTCACACCCGTTTCGGTATCCTGTTGATGATCAAGATCGGCCTGTTCGCCATTATGGTGATCTCCGCCCTGGTGGTGGTATTCGTGATCGGCCCCCGCTTGCGGGCACGGAGGGAAGAAGCGGCCATCCCGGCCCCATCGGGCACATCCGTTTTCACGCCGGAAGAATTGGCCTTTTACGACGGGTCCCTTGGGCGACCGGCCTACTTCGCCCACAACGGCACCGTGTACGACGCCAGCGCCAGCGTCCTCTGGAAAGGGGGCAAACACGCCGGGCGCCACCCTGCCGGCCAGGACCTGACCATGTTTCTCGGTCAAGCTCCCCACGGCGAGGACCGGCTACTGGCCTTGCCCCGCGTCGGGACCATCGCCCAAACCCCGGGCACGCCGACGCGGCCGCTCCATGAGCGGGTATTCTTCTTCATGGCATACATGAACCTGGTCATGGTGTTTGCAATCACCCTGATCGTTGCCCTTTGGCGCTGGTGGTGA
- a CDS encoding cupin domain-containing protein, with amino-acid sequence MTESGNMFSQIPPDLPAELFETLAHRGTVRIERILSHGQATPEGEWYDQDRDEWVLLLAGSAGLLFDGEPELRRLTAGDYLMIPARRRHRVAWTAPNETTIWLAVHIGG; translated from the coding sequence ATGACGGAATCCGGCAACATGTTCAGCCAGATCCCCCCCGATCTGCCCGCGGAACTGTTCGAAACCCTGGCCCACAGGGGGACCGTACGCATCGAGCGCATCCTGTCCCACGGCCAAGCCACGCCGGAGGGGGAATGGTACGACCAGGACCGGGACGAATGGGTGCTGCTGCTGGCGGGTAGCGCCGGGCTCCTTTTCGACGGGGAACCGGAGTTGCGTCGCCTGACCGCGGGCGATTATCTCATGATCCCGGCCCGAAGGCGCCACCGTGTGGCCTGGACCGCTCCGAACGAAACGACGATCTGGCTGGCGGTGCATATTGGCGGATAA
- a CDS encoding HAD family hydrolase, whose translation MADNGTRYAAPIAARSHWVFDLDGTLTVAVHDFAAIRQELSIPDGCDILGHLASLPEHRAHPLHVRLQEIELELARITEAAPGAQELLDRLYSAGASLGVLTRNTRDNALRTLGMIGLGGYFAADDVLGRDEALPKPDPDGIHRLMALWGAEAATTVMVGDYLYDLQAGRLAGALTVHVDTTRCFRWPELADICVGTLEELALRLDR comes from the coding sequence TTGGCGGATAACGGCACCAGATACGCCGCCCCCATCGCGGCCCGTTCCCACTGGGTTTTCGACCTGGACGGCACCCTGACCGTGGCGGTGCATGATTTCGCCGCCATCCGGCAGGAGTTGTCCATACCCGATGGTTGCGACATCCTCGGCCACCTGGCCTCCCTGCCGGAGCACCGGGCGCATCCGCTGCATGTCCGTTTGCAGGAGATCGAACTGGAGCTGGCCCGCATCACGGAGGCCGCCCCGGGGGCGCAGGAGTTGCTGGACCGTCTCTACAGCGCCGGCGCTTCCCTGGGGGTGCTGACCCGCAATACCCGCGATAACGCCCTGCGCACCCTGGGGATGATCGGCCTCGGCGGGTATTTTGCCGCGGACGATGTGCTGGGGCGGGACGAAGCCCTCCCCAAACCGGACCCGGACGGCATTCACCGCCTGATGGCGCTCTGGGGCGCGGAGGCGGCAACCACCGTCATGGTGGGGGACTATCTCTACGATCTGCAGGCCGGGCGTCTCGCCGGAGCGCTGACCGTGCATGTGGACACCACCCGTTGCTTCCGCTGGCCGGAACTGGCCGACATATGCGTCGGAACCCTGGAAGAGTTGGCTCTGCGGCTCGACCGGTAA
- a CDS encoding YitT family protein — MRRTLSKKTILRESLNTVLIVLGIFSAGLGLKGFLLSSHFIDGGVTGISMLLSHVLGIPLALLILLINLPFIALAYRQIGLMFAIKSTLTIAGLSLCLTFVHYPDVTPDKLLTAVFGGFFIGAGIGLAIRGGAVLDGTDIVALLISKNSNLLKVGDVILLMNLLIFAAAAFFLGIESALYSILTYLAASKTVDFLIHGIEEYTAVIIVSEKSDEIRESIVRVLNRGVTVYKGRGGKTGKDMHILYCVVTRLEIGNVKNAATEIDESSFILVHPLADVVGGIIKKPALH; from the coding sequence ATGCGCCGGACTCTCTCCAAAAAAACGATCCTGCGGGAATCCCTGAATACGGTCCTGATTGTGTTGGGTATCTTTTCTGCCGGCCTGGGGCTGAAAGGTTTTCTGCTCTCCAGCCACTTCATCGATGGCGGCGTGACCGGCATCTCGATGCTGCTCTCCCACGTATTGGGCATCCCCCTGGCGCTCCTGATCCTGCTCATCAACCTTCCCTTTATTGCCCTCGCCTACCGCCAGATAGGCCTCATGTTCGCCATCAAGAGCACCCTGACCATCGCCGGCCTCTCCCTCTGTCTGACCTTCGTCCACTACCCGGACGTCACACCGGACAAGCTCCTGACAGCGGTTTTCGGGGGATTTTTCATCGGTGCCGGGATCGGGCTGGCCATCCGGGGCGGAGCGGTCCTGGACGGCACCGACATCGTGGCGCTCTTGATCAGCAAAAACAGTAATCTGCTGAAGGTCGGCGATGTCATCCTGCTCATGAATCTCTTGATCTTCGCCGCCGCGGCCTTCTTCCTCGGCATCGAATCGGCTCTGTACTCGATCCTCACCTACCTGGCGGCGTCAAAGACGGTTGACTTCCTGATCCACGGCATCGAGGAATACACGGCGGTGATCATCGTCTCGGAGAAGAGCGACGAGATCCGGGAGTCGATCGTGCGGGTCCTGAACCGGGGCGTAACCGTGTATAAAGGCCGGGGAGGAAAAACCGGCAAGGATATGCACATCCTCTACTGCGTCGTCACCCGCCTGGAGATCGGCAATGTCAAGAATGCCGCGACGGAAATCGATGAATCGTCCTTCATCCTGGTCCACCCGCTGGCGGATGTTGTCGGCGGCATCATCAAAAAACCGGCCTTGCATTAG
- a CDS encoding (deoxy)nucleoside triphosphate pyrophosphohydrolase, which yields MKANPVKPHIHVACAIIEHDGRTLAAQRSETMKMPLKWEFPGGKLESGETPEACLVREVREELAIGINVGRALPVATHAYEAFTVTLYPFVCTPGDGTLTLIEHRAVAWLKPEQMLVLDWAEADLPIIAGYLATRSLGAGEGAHP from the coding sequence ATGAAAGCGAATCCTGTGAAACCTCATATCCACGTAGCCTGCGCCATTATCGAACATGATGGGAGGACCCTGGCCGCCCAACGCAGCGAAACCATGAAGATGCCCCTCAAATGGGAATTCCCCGGCGGGAAACTGGAGTCGGGCGAAACGCCCGAGGCCTGCCTTGTCCGGGAGGTGCGGGAGGAGTTGGCCATCGGCATCAACGTCGGCCGGGCGCTCCCGGTCGCCACCCATGCCTATGAAGCCTTCACGGTCACGCTCTATCCCTTTGTCTGCACCCCCGGAGACGGCACCTTGACCCTGATCGAACACCGAGCCGTGGCCTGGCTGAAACCGGAGCAGATGCTCGTCCTGGATTGGGCCGAGGCCGATCTGCCGATCATCGCCGGCTATCTGGCAACCCGGTCCCTCGGGGCTGGAGAGGGGGCGCATCCGTGA
- a CDS encoding DMT family transporter produces MTSPPKPAMGQVYFILILTTFFWGGSFLFTKIGLREIPPQLFVLMRFSLAAMIMLFVSGRRLKNFNRQILWRGAAVGVTLGLTNISFVFGVQGTSISRAGILNNLFVLFIPFIVKIAWGERIGRINLAGIILASGGIWLLATGGSEGFNRGDLLSTFCALMIACQVVAVSKLLRDDDVYLVSLVQFATASLMAGCITLLLPLPHVTLHRSALLSVAYCALFPTVFCFTLQNAYQRYVTATRAGLIYTLDPVWSLVAGFFVLGERLSAREWLGCGIIFIAVVIPLGVRYFMERRLVKRYVEAEGGVPGVT; encoded by the coding sequence GTGACCTCCCCGCCCAAGCCCGCCATGGGACAGGTCTATTTCATCCTGATCCTGACCACCTTCTTCTGGGGGGGCAGCTTCCTCTTCACCAAGATCGGCCTGAGAGAGATCCCGCCCCAGCTCTTCGTCCTGATGCGTTTCAGCCTGGCAGCCATGATCATGCTGTTCGTCTCCGGCCGGCGGCTCAAAAATTTCAACCGGCAGATCCTGTGGCGCGGCGCCGCGGTCGGTGTCACCCTGGGGCTGACCAACATCAGCTTTGTCTTCGGCGTCCAGGGGACCAGCATCTCCCGGGCCGGAATCCTCAACAACCTGTTTGTTCTATTCATTCCGTTCATAGTAAAGATCGCCTGGGGCGAGAGAATCGGCCGTATCAACCTGGCCGGCATCATCCTGGCTTCAGGCGGCATCTGGCTCTTGGCCACCGGCGGCAGCGAGGGGTTCAACCGGGGCGACCTGCTCTCCACCTTCTGCGCCCTCATGATCGCCTGCCAGGTCGTGGCCGTTTCCAAACTGCTGAGGGACGACGATGTTTACCTGGTCTCGCTGGTGCAGTTTGCCACGGCATCCCTGATGGCGGGATGCATCACCCTGCTGCTCCCGTTGCCGCATGTGACGCTGCACCGCTCCGCCCTCCTGTCGGTGGCCTACTGCGCCCTGTTCCCCACCGTATTCTGTTTCACCCTCCAGAACGCCTACCAGCGTTACGTCACCGCAACCCGGGCCGGGCTCATCTACACCCTCGACCCGGTCTGGAGCCTGGTCGCCGGCTTCTTTGTCCTGGGTGAACGCCTCTCCGCCCGCGAATGGCTCGGCTGTGGGATCATCTTCATCGCTGTTGTCATTCCCCTGGGGGTACGCTACTTTATGGAGCGGAGGTTGGTGAAAAGGTATGTGGAGGCAGAGGGCGGGGTCCCCGGAGTGACATGA
- a CDS encoding MBL fold metallo-hydrolase, with the protein MVNGNHRLPFRYCEPACFGGLLDDPLIFLRIRPLGRALLFDCGQIAHLAKRVVKPIAAVFITHAHMDHIMGLPTLVRHHHASPRPLDVFGPPGIAERVQHLLGGYDWNLAEPTWFTLRLHEVHADRIIHYRFPGPDRFIGTCEGEEPRIGREIWACRYLSVEAEILDHKLPVLAFRANEQPHFTIDPTKLEAHGLVAGEWLRDLKTRVWKGYGQHEVLVTRRDGEGSREEPAGDPTALYEAIRAQETTASLGYVTDVGWTRENVAVMERFMGGLTLLCAECTFLEADVHKARASYHLTTGDLNRLAGRLVPRYLLPLHLSKSYLRRTVDLYHELQPPQGTEILRLPKHIVPAPVGVADVAAWLRPGGGNGRETG; encoded by the coding sequence ATGGTCAACGGCAACCATCGTCTTCCATTCCGCTATTGCGAGCCGGCCTGCTTCGGCGGCCTGCTGGATGATCCGCTCATCTTCCTGCGCATCCGGCCCCTGGGACGTGCTCTGCTCTTCGACTGCGGGCAGATCGCCCATTTGGCCAAGCGGGTCGTCAAACCCATCGCGGCGGTCTTCATCACCCACGCCCACATGGATCACATCATGGGACTTCCCACCCTGGTGCGCCACCACCACGCATCCCCCCGCCCTCTGGACGTCTTCGGTCCACCCGGCATCGCCGAACGGGTCCAACATCTATTGGGGGGATACGACTGGAATCTGGCCGAACCGACCTGGTTTACCCTGCGACTCCACGAGGTCCATGCCGACCGTATCATCCACTACCGTTTTCCCGGACCCGACCGGTTCATAGGCACCTGTGAGGGCGAAGAACCCCGCATCGGCCGGGAGATCTGGGCATGCCGCTACCTATCCGTCGAGGCCGAGATACTGGATCACAAGCTGCCGGTGCTCGCTTTCCGGGCCAACGAACAACCCCACTTCACCATTGACCCCACCAAGCTGGAGGCCCACGGGCTGGTAGCCGGCGAGTGGCTGCGGGACCTGAAGACCAGGGTGTGGAAAGGTTACGGGCAGCATGAGGTGCTGGTCACCCGGCGGGACGGAGAAGGATCGAGGGAAGAGCCGGCCGGCGATCCAACAGCCCTGTACGAGGCCATCCGCGCCCAGGAGACGACCGCCTCCCTGGGCTATGTCACAGACGTCGGCTGGACCAGGGAAAACGTGGCCGTCATGGAGCGTTTCATGGGAGGCTTGACGCTACTCTGTGCCGAGTGCACCTTTCTGGAGGCGGATGTGCACAAGGCCCGGGCTTCCTACCATCTCACCACCGGCGACCTGAACCGTCTGGCGGGACGCCTGGTGCCACGTTACCTGCTCCCCCTGCACCTCTCCAAGAGCTACCTGCGCCGCACCGTGGATCTGTACCACGAACTGCAACCACCCCAGGGAACCGAGATCCTACGACTCCCCAAGCACATCGTTCCCGCGCCGGTCGGCGTTGCCGACGTGGCTGCCTGGCTGCGGCCCGGTGGAGGGAACGGGAGAGAAACCGGATGA
- a CDS encoding dolichyl-phosphate beta-glucosyltransferase: MISIIIPAYNEENRLPYYLDSILQYLEQKKRIYEILVVDDGSTDATAAVVKRFMALNANVKLIRLPRNRGKGFAVKTGMRQAVGRLRLFADADGATPIEELERLERSIEAGADVAIGSRALLSDACSVKARMHRKLIGAVFNTIVRTMAVRGIRDTQCGFKLFTAGAAARIFSLQQLDGFGFDVEILCIAKRNGLYISEIPINWRDVKGGKIRLIRDSVSMLFDVIRIRINELRNKYAIERMGTLQGEPRK, encoded by the coding sequence ATGATCTCGATTATAATCCCCGCTTATAATGAAGAAAACCGGCTCCCATACTATCTTGACAGCATCCTGCAGTACCTCGAACAAAAAAAGCGCATCTATGAAATCCTGGTGGTGGATGACGGCAGCACCGACGCCACCGCGGCGGTCGTCAAACGCTTCATGGCGTTGAATGCAAACGTGAAGCTTATCCGGCTTCCCCGCAACCGTGGGAAGGGATTTGCGGTAAAGACGGGGATGCGGCAGGCCGTCGGCAGGTTGCGCCTGTTTGCCGATGCCGACGGCGCCACGCCGATTGAAGAGCTCGAACGGCTTGAACGGTCCATCGAGGCCGGGGCGGATGTGGCGATAGGCTCCCGCGCGTTGCTGAGCGATGCGTGTTCGGTGAAAGCACGGATGCATCGTAAGTTAATTGGCGCGGTATTCAACACTATCGTACGAACAATGGCCGTAAGGGGTATCCGTGATACCCAGTGCGGCTTTAAGCTTTTTACGGCCGGAGCGGCTGCCCGGATTTTCTCCCTTCAGCAGTTGGACGGCTTCGGATTTGATGTCGAGATCCTTTGTATCGCAAAGCGAAACGGGTTGTACATTTCCGAGATACCGATAAATTGGCGGGACGTCAAAGGCGGAAAGATCCGGCTGATTCGTGATTCCGTCAGCATGCTCTTCGACGTGATCAGAATACGGATCAACGAGTTGCGAAATAAATATGCCATTGAGCGCATGGGCACATTACAAGGAGAACCCCGCAAGTGA